Within the Solwaraspora sp. WMMA2056 genome, the region CGGAAAGCGTTCGTCGAATATCCAGTCTGTTGGGAGGACGGTACGGCGTAGCAAGAGGCAGCTGCCGGATGCCAGCTGTCGCGGGCGGCTGAAATCCTCGCCGCGCATCTGGAACCGGTGCAGCGCGTGGCGAAAACCCGGGAGGCGGCGAAGGGAAGTGGCGAGGGCAATTGTCGCGGCGAAACTCGGCAGGTTAACGTAGTGCTGTTGGAAGGTTCCGTCCGGGTTGAGGTAGAGTGGACTGACTCCGGCTGCGTCTGGGTTCTGACGCAGATACTCAATCATCGTGCTCAGCGTGCCGGGATGCATTCGCACGTCGCTGTTGAGTAGCAGGATCAGCTTGCCCTCGGCGTGCCGGTAGGCCTGGTTGACCGCAGCGGCGAATCCGATGTTGTGGTCGTTGCGAAGCAGCCGCACCTTCGGATAGCTGGCAAGCAGTTCGGCCGACCCGTCACACGAGCCGTTGTCGACCGCGACGATCTCGTACCGTACGTCGCTACTGATCCCGACGGGTATCGAGTCGAGACATGCCTCGGTCTCGTCCCGAGTGTTCCAGCTGACCAACAGGATGGACAACGTCACGGAGCTCACGGGTGCTTCCTCTCGTGGATGGACCGTTGGCTGGGCCTCGGACGAGCCTGGAGGCTGTCGACGGTTCTGCCGTCTCCCGACCGTCGCGCGAAGACCCGGAGCAGGTCACCAAGACCGGGATGGGTGACCCGGAGGGATCTGCTGGCAGCGAAGTCCGCGAACAGCAGGTTGCGGACGTTTCGCAGCCGTGCTGGTGCCTGCCAGTAGAAGCGTGAAAAGGTGGTGTCCCGGGCGACCACGTCGAATCCGCAGTCGGTCAACAATCGGGCGAGCGAGGCTGGGGTGAAGTGCCAACGGTGGTATTCGGGTGCGATGGCCGGCCAGGCACTGCCGAGTCGGTGGGCCGCCGCCGAGGCGATGTTGGGCACTTCGAGCGCCAGCCATCCCCCCGGCGGCAGCGCGGCCCGCGCGGCGGCGAGGAACCGCCATGGATCGGTTACATGCTCGAGTACGTGGAAGGCGCACACCACGTCTACCGGAACGGGCTGCTCGTGGTCCTCGAACCGCAGTGTCCGTACCGGTACGCGGAGCTGCTCGCGGGCGAAGCTGGCCGCGGCGTCCGACACCTCGACGCCACGAGCGTCGATTCCGGCGTCGCGGGCCGCTCGCAGGAAATAGCCGCCGGCCGATCCTGCCTCGAGGAGGGTCGCCGGCCGCACGCGTGAACGCAACCAGCGCAGCCGTCGAATCGATTCGTAACGCCGTTGCCTGGCTGAGGTGAAGTAGTCCTGGTAGCCGTCGGTTTCGTAGTAGGCGCTGTCGTACAGCTGTTCGGGCGGCGGCAGGTCGCTGGCGGTCCAGACGAACTGGCAGCTGGGGCATCGCCGCAACAGTCCATCGGTGATTGGTTCGCCGGCGGTGTCTGCCCCGCACAGTCGACAGCCGGAGATCAGCTTTTCCCCTGTGATCATTGATTCTCCCGTTCCGTACCGTTCGTCGACAGGGCCACCAGACGGATCAAGTCGCCCCGTAGCGGATGGACCGTGCGCAGCGAACGCATGGAAATCACGTGCTCCGGCAAGATGCGGTGGGCGTGCCGCAGTTGATACCGAAACGGCATGTAGTAGCGGAAGGTGGCGGTGTCCTGTCGCAGTAGCCGAAACCCCGCCGTCGTGACCAGCCGTGCCAACGAATTCGGTGAGAAATGCCATCGGTGGTATTCGGGCTGGAGCCCGGGCCATCGGTCGCCGAGCCGACGCGCCGATGCCGATGCGATGTTGGGGACTTCGAGGACCAGCGCGCCACCGGGACGCAGCACCGATCGCGCGGTCGCGAGGAATTGCCATGGATCCGCCACATGCTCGAGTACGTGAAACGCGCAGACGGCGTCCATCCGGTGCGGTGGCGTCACGGACTCGAAACTGCCTTGCTGGACCGGAAGGCGCAGGCAGTCGCGGGCGTACCGGGCCGCTGTCGCCGAGAGTTCGACGCCGTAGACCTTCATGCCGTATCGACGAGCGGCTTCCAGGAAGAACCCGCCCGCTGGTCCGACCTCGAGCAATGAGTCGGGCCGGGCCACGGCGCGAAGCCAGCGCAACCGACGACCGGCTTCGAATCGTCGCGGTGCGGGCAGGAAGTAGTTCTCGTATCCGCCGCCGTCGAAGTAGGCGTCGTCGTACAGCTCCGGCGTCGGCTCGGCGGCGGTCACCGTCCACGCGAATCCGCACGCCAGGCACTGACGCAACTGCCCACCGAAAATCGGTTCGCTGACCGGGTAGGGTCCGCAGACCAGGCAGGTAGGTCGGACGGCACTCATGAGCTGCTCACCTCGTCGGCCGACCGAACCCCGGCCCGTGCGTCGATGGTGTCGGCGGCGCCGGCCCTCGCGTCGATGTCGTGATCGGGGTGGCGGGGTCGACCTGTCCCGGCCACCGGCCCGGCGAGCCGGAAGACGACCAGCACCGCCGCCGAGACCAGCAGGACGACGCCGGTCCGGCAGCACACCGCCCATGCCGCGTCCATCCGGCCGGCACCGTCCGGCAGGTGTCCGGCCGCGACACTGGTCACGGCGGCGGCGACGGTTCCCACGGCGGCCGCCGTGACGAGGATCCGCATGACGGGTGTGACGGGTCGCCGGGTGGCTCGGTGGAAGTGCCACAGGTAGTAGGCCGAGGCCGTGGCAATCGCCAGCGACGTCGCCGCCGAGACCCCGATCGGCCCGTACAGCCACAGTAGCGGCACGGTCAGGACGGCGTTCAGCACAATTGACAGCAAGATGTATCGGGTCTCGCGTCCTGGGCGGCCTTCGGCGCGGGTCACGACGGTGGCCGCGCCGAGGGCGAGATTGAGCGCGTACGCCGGAGCGAGTACGGCGAGGTTCGCCGCTGCCCAGGGCACCGGCTGCCCGATCCATAGCCGTACCAGTGGGTCGGCGGACACTACCACTGCTGCGGTACACGGTGCCAGGAAGACGGCCAGACGCCGGGTGGTTCGCAGGTAGAAGTCGTCGAGCCAGGCTGTTCCCGCCCGGGCCGCTCCCGCGACAGCCGTCGGAAACATGGCGATCAGCGCGAACCCCGGGGGCAGCCGTAGCAGGTTCAGCAGCCGGGTGCCCAGGTCGAAGTGCCCTGCCGTGGCGGGATCGAAGAACCCGCCGAGCAGGAAGCGGTCGAGTTCGGTGTTGACGACGCCGGCGGCACTCGTCGCCTGCACCCGCAGCCCGTAGCCGCTGACGACATGCAGATCCTGACGGCGTACGTCCCGCAACCGTGGCGCGTACGTCGGACCGTACCGCCGGGCGGCCGCGACGGTCAGGGCGGTACGCAGGCCGCCGGTGACGGCGGTTACGACCGCCAGGCCGACCAGGCCAACGCCCATCCGTAGCAGCACGACGGTCAGCACCCCGGCGACGAGCGCGACGCCAGCACCGATCCAGGCGACCAGGCCGTGGCGTTGGTTGCCTTCCAAGACCGCGCGCCAGGGGAGTTCCACCCCGCCGAAAAAGAGCCCCAACAGCATCCACAGCATCGCCCGGCGCGCCTCGTCAGCGGTCTCGCCCAGCTGCAGCAGCTTGTCGATCCACGGCCAGGACGCCGCCAGCGCGGCCAGCGCCAGGACGGCGAGACAGACCGCCCAGCCGATGCCGAGACCGAGGACGGCACGGAGCCGCCCCGGCACCGGGTCGACACCGGCTCGCGCGACTTCACGCACCATCGCCGAGCCGAGTCCCAGATCGAAAATGGCGAGCACGGCGACAGCGGCCGTCAGCAGTACCCAGACGCCGAACTCCTCGTCGCCGAGCCGCTGGTACACGAGCGGCAAGGTCACCAGCCCGACTGCGGTGACGATCAGCCGCCCGGTCACCATGCTGGCGGTGTTGCGCGCCACCCGGTGGTGCGCCGGGGTCGACGGGTCAGCCACGTGGAAATCCTCGAAGGAGCTCCACGACGGTGAGTAGGAGCAGTGTCAGGTCCAGCCGCAGCGACCAGCAGTGGAGGTAGAGCAAGTCACATCGCAGCTTGTCCTCGGCGGTCGCCGTGTACCCGTTGGTCAGCTGGGCGATGCCGGTCAGACCTGGCCGACTGAGCTGTCGGAGGTGATAGTGCGGCAGCCGGCGGAAGTCGTCGATGAACTCGGGCCGTTCGGGTCGCGGGCCCACCAGACTCATCTCGCCGCGAACGACGTTGCACAGCTGCGGAAGTTCGTCGAGCCGGGTACGCCGAAGTATCCGGCCGAGCCTGGTGATCCGGCTGTCGTCAGCGGTGGCCAACGTGGGCCCGGTTTCGGATTCGGCATCGACGCGCATCGTTCTAAACTTGATCAGCCGGAAGGGTTTGCCGCCGGCACCCACCCTGGTCTGCACGTAGAGGGGTGTTCCGGTCATAGCGACCGCGACCCCGATGATCAACATCAGAGGGAGCAGGAGTGGAGCCGCGGCGATGACCAGGACGAGATCCAGTACCCGTTTGGCGTACGCCGCCGTGCAGCCGCCTGGACCCGGTCGCAGCTGGAACCACGGCAGGCCCCCGTGGCGTCGCAGGCGGGCCGGTCGCAGCAGTCCGTAGACCGGCCGGGCGAGAACGAGGATCGGGATCCGGTACGCCCGGCAGGCGGCGAGCACCCGCACGTCGATGTTATCGAGGGAGTGCTTCAACAGCAGCAGCTCCGGCCGACAGCTGGCCAACAGGCCCGGCAGGGCTTCCGGATCGACCGGTCCACGGAGCCGGATCGCGACGTCGAACTCGTCGTCCAGACGGTCGGTAGGGGTATCCGGCCCAGCTCCCTCGATGACCAGTACCCGCTCGCCGCGAGTCCGACGATGCGAGCCATCGTCGCGGGTCGTGACGCCGATGAGCCGGCTGTCAGTCGGGCCCTGCGGCCGGTCCGGATCGAGGACGGGCACGGTGGGGGCCACTGCGGACATAGTGCTGTAGCCAAGCATCAATCCCCCCCCAACGTCAGCAAGATGCACTAGATGCTCTCTAAGCCGTAACTAGCTACTAAAGCCTGTATACCCTACGTAAGGTCTGATATTGCGCTATATCCGATAAAAGGGGCTACTGACCGGAGGTGCCTATCGGCCGTTGATCAAGACAGCCGCCGGTGCCCGTACCGCGACGCGGGCGGGCGGCCACACCCAGGTCGGCTCGGCTATCTTCGACCTGGACTGTCGGCCCCGGTCAAAGAACGGTGCCGTCTCCGAACCGGCATTGACGGCACCGGGCCGGCGAGTTGACCTCCGGGCGCGTGAACGTGTACGGCCGGCGCGGGCCGTCTGAACAGCCACCGACACCACGGTCGGCCATCCTCGGGACTCCTATGACTGCTAAGCGGCGCCAACATCCAGACGACATCGCGCCCGGCGACAGCGACTCCGGGCCGGCCGCGCGTGTGGCGGCCTACCCACATCCCGGACGCGGGGTTCGGCAGCGCGGTTCACTGCCGGTCTTCCTCGCCCTGCCCGCCCTGGCCGGGTTGATCTTTCTGATGCTGCCGCTGGTCGGCCTGCTGCTGCGGACGCCCTGGACCGAACTGCCGCAGCGCCTCACCGCGCCCGGAGTCCTCGACGCGCTGCGGCTGTCGCTGCTGACCGCCACCGCCGCCACCGGATTGTGCCTGCTGCTCGGCGTGCCGCTGGCCTGGCTGCTGGCCCGTACCCGCTTCCCGGGCCGAGGAGCGATCCGCGCGCTGGTCACCGTACCGCTGGTGTTGCCGCCGGTGGTCGGCGGTCTCGCGCTGCTGCTCGTCTACGGCCGGCGAGGGCTGGTCGGCGGCTGGCTCGACACCACCTTCGGCGTCACCGTGCCGTTCACCACCGCCGCCGTGGTGTTGGCCGAGGCGTTCGTCGCCATGCCGTTCCTGATCATCGCCGTCGAAGGAGCGCTGCGCGGGGCCGACCCCCGCTACGAGGAGGCCGCCGCCACCCTCGGCGCCGGCCGGTGGACCACGTTCCGCCGGGTCACCCTGCCGATCGTCGCACCCGGGATCGCCGCCGGGTCGGTGCTGTGCTGGGCGCGGGCGCTCGGCGAGTTCGGCGCCACCATCACCTTCGCCGGCAACTTCCCCGGCCGTACGCAGACCATGCCGCTCGCCGTCTACCTTGCCCTGGAGCAGGACCTGGAAGCCGCGATCGTGCTCAGCCTGCTGCTGCTGGTCGTCTCGGTGGCGATCCTGGCCGGGCTGCGCGACCGCTGGGTGGGTGGGCTGCGGTGACCCCGGACCAGGCGCCGGTGACCACGGACCAGACGGCGGTGTCCCTCGACGCGCACCTGCTGGTGCGCCGGGCCGGCTTCACCCTCGATCTGCGGCTGACCGCCGCCGCCGGAGAGGTCGTGGCCCTGCTCGGGCCCAACGGAGCGGGTAAGACCACCGCGCTGCGGGCCCTCGCCGGCCTGCAGCCGCTGCGCGGCGGCCACCTGCGCCTGGGCGGCCGGCCCTGGGACGAGCCGGCCCGGCGTACCTTCCTCGCCCCGGAGCACCGGTCCATCGGCGTGGTCTTCCAGGACTATCTGCTCTTTCCGCACCTGAGCGTGCTGGACAACGTCGCGTTCGGGCCCCGCAGCCACGGGGTGCCGCGTCGGGTCGCCCGCGACGAGGCAGCCGGCTGGCTGGACCGGGTCGGGCTGTCCGGGTACGCGCGGCGGCGGCCCCGGGAACTCTCCGGCGGGCAGGCGCAGCGGGTCGCGCTGGCCCGTGCACTCGCCGTACGGCCGCAGTTGCTGCTGCTCGACGAGCCGCTCGCCGCGCTCGACGCCCGGACCCGGTTGGCGACCCGCGCCCACCTGCGCCAGCACCTCGCCGCGCACCCCGGCGTGGCGGTCCTGGTCAGCCACGACCCGCTGGACGCGATGGTGCTCGCCGACCGGATGCTGATCATCGAGGACGGGGAACTGGTGCAGTCCGGTGACGCCGCCACCGTCACCGCCCGGCCCCGCACCGACTACGTGGCCCGGCTGGTCGGGCTTAACCTCTACCGGGGTCGGGCCGCCGGCACCACCGTCACCCTGGCCGACGGCTTCACCCTGTTCGTCGGGGAGCCCCAGCACGGCGAGGTGTTCGTCGCCTTCCCACCGGCGGCGGTCGCGCTCTACCGGCA harbors:
- a CDS encoding ABC transporter permease; amino-acid sequence: MTAKRRQHPDDIAPGDSDSGPAARVAAYPHPGRGVRQRGSLPVFLALPALAGLIFLMLPLVGLLLRTPWTELPQRLTAPGVLDALRLSLLTATAATGLCLLLGVPLAWLLARTRFPGRGAIRALVTVPLVLPPVVGGLALLLVYGRRGLVGGWLDTTFGVTVPFTTAAVVLAEAFVAMPFLIIAVEGALRGADPRYEEAAATLGAGRWTTFRRVTLPIVAPGIAAGSVLCWARALGEFGATITFAGNFPGRTQTMPLAVYLALEQDLEAAIVLSLLLLVVSVAILAGLRDRWVGGLR
- a CDS encoding sugar transferase, with translation MAPTVPVLDPDRPQGPTDSRLIGVTTRDDGSHRRTRGERVLVIEGAGPDTPTDRLDDEFDVAIRLRGPVDPEALPGLLASCRPELLLLKHSLDNIDVRVLAACRAYRIPILVLARPVYGLLRPARLRRHGGLPWFQLRPGPGGCTAAYAKRVLDLVLVIAAAPLLLPLMLIIGVAVAMTGTPLYVQTRVGAGGKPFRLIKFRTMRVDAESETGPTLATADDSRITRLGRILRRTRLDELPQLCNVVRGEMSLVGPRPERPEFIDDFRRLPHYHLRQLSRPGLTGIAQLTNGYTATAEDKLRCDLLYLHCWSLRLDLTLLLLTVVELLRGFPRG
- a CDS encoding oligosaccharide flippase family protein, whose protein sequence is MADPSTPAHHRVARNTASMVTGRLIVTAVGLVTLPLVYQRLGDEEFGVWVLLTAAVAVLAIFDLGLGSAMVREVARAGVDPVPGRLRAVLGLGIGWAVCLAVLALAALAASWPWIDKLLQLGETADEARRAMLWMLLGLFFGGVELPWRAVLEGNQRHGLVAWIGAGVALVAGVLTVVLLRMGVGLVGLAVVTAVTGGLRTALTVAAARRYGPTYAPRLRDVRRQDLHVVSGYGLRVQATSAAGVVNTELDRFLLGGFFDPATAGHFDLGTRLLNLLRLPPGFALIAMFPTAVAGAARAGTAWLDDFYLRTTRRLAVFLAPCTAAVVVSADPLVRLWIGQPVPWAAANLAVLAPAYALNLALGAATVVTRAEGRPGRETRYILLSIVLNAVLTVPLLWLYGPIGVSAATSLAIATASAYYLWHFHRATRRPVTPVMRILVTAAAVGTVAAAVTSVAAGHLPDGAGRMDAAWAVCCRTGVVLLVSAAVLVVFRLAGPVAGTGRPRHPDHDIDARAGAADTIDARAGVRSADEVSSS
- a CDS encoding class I SAM-dependent methyltransferase, with the protein product MITGEKLISGCRLCGADTAGEPITDGLLRRCPSCQFVWTASDLPPPEQLYDSAYYETDGYQDYFTSARQRRYESIRRLRWLRSRVRPATLLEAGSAGGYFLRAARDAGIDARGVEVSDAAASFAREQLRVPVRTLRFEDHEQPVPVDVVCAFHVLEHVTDPWRFLAAARAALPPGGWLALEVPNIASAAAHRLGSAWPAIAPEYHRWHFTPASLARLLTDCGFDVVARDTTFSRFYWQAPARLRNVRNLLFADFAASRSLRVTHPGLGDLLRVFARRSGDGRTVDSLQARPRPSQRSIHERKHP
- a CDS encoding class I SAM-dependent methyltransferase, which encodes MSAVRPTCLVCGPYPVSEPIFGGQLRQCLACGFAWTVTAAEPTPELYDDAYFDGGGYENYFLPAPRRFEAGRRLRWLRAVARPDSLLEVGPAGGFFLEAARRYGMKVYGVELSATAARYARDCLRLPVQQGSFESVTPPHRMDAVCAFHVLEHVADPWQFLATARSVLRPGGALVLEVPNIASASARRLGDRWPGLQPEYHRWHFSPNSLARLVTTAGFRLLRQDTATFRYYMPFRYQLRHAHRILPEHVISMRSLRTVHPLRGDLIRLVALSTNGTERENQ
- a CDS encoding ABC transporter ATP-binding protein; translated protein: MTPDQAPVTTDQTAVSLDAHLLVRRAGFTLDLRLTAAAGEVVALLGPNGAGKTTALRALAGLQPLRGGHLRLGGRPWDEPARRTFLAPEHRSIGVVFQDYLLFPHLSVLDNVAFGPRSHGVPRRVARDEAAGWLDRVGLSGYARRRPRELSGGQAQRVALARALAVRPQLLLLDEPLAALDARTRLATRAHLRQHLAAHPGVAVLVSHDPLDAMVLADRMLIIEDGELVQSGDAATVTARPRTDYVARLVGLNLYRGRAAGTTVTLADGFTLFVGEPQHGEVFVAFPPAAVALYRQRPDGSPRNTWPATVAALVPNGDRLRVELTGPVTVGVDVTTAGAAHLGLHPGEQIWASLKATETAVYPAGPDRTIPMMEVKSSDHS